The window GAGCAGGTCTGAATCATGTCCGTGTCCACACCGCCAGCCCCTGACGTGACACCCGAGCTGACGCGCTTTCGTGCGCAGGCGAGGGAGTGGTTGCGTGGGCATGCGCCGGCCAACGAGGCGCTGCGTGATCCGCACGACGTCTCGGTCTTCCACAACCTCGACCACGAGGCGGAACTGGCAGTGCTGCAACGACTGCGGGAGTGGCAGCGGGCCAAGTTCGACGCCGGGTATGCGGCCCTGGCCTGGCCCGAGGACCTCGATGGCGCCGGGCTTCCGGCTGAGTACGCCGACGCGTTCAAGGCCGAGGAGGAGGGCGTCGTGGCGTTGACCCGCCACGAGCTCTTCTCCGTGACGATCAATCTGATCGCGCCGACCGTCCGGCTCTACGCCAGCGACGAGTTGCGCGGACGGCTGCTGCCGGGTCTGCTGGATGGGTCTTTGCTGGCCTGCCAACTCTTCTCCGAGCCCGGAGCCGGCTCCGACCTGGCCAACATCGCCACGCGTGGTGAGCGCGAAGGTGACCAGTGGGTGATCAACGGGCAGAAGGTGTGGACCTCGGGAGCCCAGTTCGCCGAGTGGGGGCAGGCGATCGTACGCACGGAGCCCGGCTCACGTCGCAACCGCGGGTTGACCACCTTCTTGATCCCCATGAACGCACCCGGAGTGGAGATCCGCCGCATCCGCCAGATGTCGGGCGGCACGAGCTTCAACGAGGTCTTCCTGACCGAGGTCCGGATCCCGGACTCCTACCGTCTCGGTGAGGTGGGCGAGGGATGGGCCGTCACGCGAGCCACGCTCGGTTTCGAGCGCGCGAACGCGTCCAACAAGTCAGGCGTCGGCGGCTCCTTCGAGCAGTTGTTGGAGTTGGCCGAACGCACTGCGGCCCTCGAGCACCGTGACGTCCGCGCGCAGTTGGCCGACATCCGTCTTCGCGAGGTTGCGGCAGAGGTCGCGATGCGACGCGACAAGCGGGCCAGGGAGGCCGGTGAGGCGCCGGGTGCATCCGGCTCCATGCGCAAGTTGCAGTGGGTCGCCAAGCTGAGCCGGGTCTCCGAACTCTCTCGCACCCTGCTCGGGTCGTCCCTGGTGGCAGACACCGGGGTGGACGGCACCACCAGTTGGCAGGCACACGTCCTCGGCGCTCCCGGCTATCGAATCGCCGGAGGCACGGACCAGATCCAGCGCAACATCGTCGCCGAGCGTCACCTC of the Nocardioides sp. genome contains:
- a CDS encoding acyl-CoA dehydrogenase family protein is translated as MSTPPAPDVTPELTRFRAQAREWLRGHAPANEALRDPHDVSVFHNLDHEAELAVLQRLREWQRAKFDAGYAALAWPEDLDGAGLPAEYADAFKAEEEGVVALTRHELFSVTINLIAPTVRLYASDELRGRLLPGLLDGSLLACQLFSEPGAGSDLANIATRGEREGDQWVINGQKVWTSGAQFAEWGQAIVRTEPGSRRNRGLTTFLIPMNAPGVEIRRIRQMSGGTSFNEVFLTEVRIPDSYRLGEVGEGWAVTRATLGFERANASNKSGVGGSFEQLLELAERTAALEHRDVRAQLADIRLREVAAEVAMRRDKRAREAGEAPGASGSMRKLQWVAKLSRVSELSRTLLGSSLVADTGVDGTTSWQAHVLGAPGYRIAGGTDQIQRNIVAERHLGLPPEPRPAPAKDAS